In Erigeron canadensis isolate Cc75 chromosome 8, C_canadensis_v1, whole genome shotgun sequence, the DNA window ACGAAAAACGAAAGAATTTTCATTGCAGCcaacaacaaaattgtttctgTGAAAATCTAGTGATGGTCGAAACCTTGAATCTGTTATAATTGAAGAGAGGGTTGCGGTGAAACACACAGCAACAATCATATTTACACAAAACCATGTAGCCAGCACTAACCGAGACAAATTGTTTTTGATCAATTCTCCTGCAAGATCAAGCCAATGTTTATGTTATAAACAATGTAGGAACATCAATACAGGTAATGATGTTCTGACCACACCTTGCATTTCTGGATGATCTTATATTGGTTGCAGTCTAAAAGTTGCAACTGGCCCGTTTTGACCCGTTATCTtaacccgcccattttgccaggGCTAGTTGCCAGTCCTAAAACTAGAgcagatatttttttttatagcacAACATCTTGTTCCTAGTGATATGTTTAGTGAAAGCATTTGAGACACACACAATGACTTACTATGTGACAGTGACAAAACTGCAATCGCGAACCAAAGCATCCTTGTTATATATTCTAGGGTAGACGAAGCGTCAAAATCCCCATTTCCATGTATGTGCTCGTTGAACCAAACAACAGAAACTGTCCCTACTGTCATTGCCAGTAAAATAAGCCACATCTTTGTTGTAAAGGCATAGATAAAAATATACCCTTCCTTCAGAGAATCTCTTTTTACCGGAGCTACCATGACCAATTCCGTGTCCATGTAAGGCTGTGAAAACTGAGAATGCTTGTACCGATCTGCTGTTATTTCTATATCACCAATGGCAATATTGAAGTTCTGAATTTTTGGTGATACAAATCttaatttgttataattttcAGATCAAAATCATTTTGAGAGGTATACATGTATGAAACATTAGCAAAAAATAGTACCTTATTATGTACTTCAGCCACCAAATTGTCATATGTGCCTTTGTATGGAACCATAACATAAGACAACGGATAAGGGAGCTCCTTTACAACAGCTTCAAGCACGTCTATTGACATACCAGTCACATAGGTTTTATTCTTGTCTTGGTCATAACTAACTTTAACAAATTGATTGAAAAAAGCTTCTGCAGGCACACCAACCTTCAATGGTTTGTGTTTGCTCTCCAATGCCTTACCACTCTGCAGGATTCTTAGAGGTCCTCCAACGGGCCAATAAGGAAACTGCTTCATGAGAGCAACAAATTTTCTGCCATCTATGTCCCGATCTGCTATTTCTATATCACCAGTGACCATATCATAGTTCTGAATGATTTTGTGATACCAATCACTGTTATCATCTTAAGACAAAAATCATTTAGAAAGGTATATATGCATGAAATGAAACAAAGGCAAAAGATTGTACCTTATTTCGTAATTCAGACATGAAGTTGACTGATATACCTTGAGAACTAATCAACGGGCCATATGTACCTCTGTATGGAGCACTAACTTCGACAAATTGATTGAAATTAGCTTCTAAAGACAGACCAACCTTCAATGGTATATGTTTGCTCTCCAACACCTTACCACCCGGCCAATAAATCAAACCCAGGTTCGCCTTTCCATTTCCATGGTTATCACTTGAGAAACCAGACGCTTGTGACCAAAACCCAATTTTTCTGTAGCTTTTACCAATCACGTTAATGATTTGAAAGGTTGGAAGCTGTACCATTTTCCCGGTTTTATAGCTTATTTCACCACTTAAACCATCGAATTCACTATGTGAAATGCTTTCAAAAAAGTTTACAGATGAACTTGAGCCTTTTGAAGCTTGAATGGCCTTAACAACAGCCCAAGTTGCATCATAAGTGCGTAGAGCGTATATACTAGGGTTTAAATATTCTTCTTCTGGGTATTTGCTTCTAAACTCCCTCCTAAAATGAAGTTTGAATTCTCTAAAAGTGTTACTGGTGACTGCAAAGTTAGTTTTGATTCCGACTACACCTTGCATGCTAGATATAACCGATTGGTCAACTGAATCAAGAACGCTTGCTATATCATCCGAAATGATCCACACATAACCTTTTTCCATCATACCCAGCTTCTTTGCTATATCAAATAATAAGATACATGATCTTATAGATGATTGTAAGATAACAAAAATCCTACTCTCCTGCATCTTGAGCTTTTTTAATTCGTGTTCAATGAAGCGGCTTGCATTTGACAGAGTATGCAAAGGAGGAAATATTAAGTGGCGTTCAATGCTTGAATCAACCAAATGGAGCGCATCTAACAGATGTATCAAGGGGCTAGTACCAAAGCTAAATGTACTATGGTTTTCATATATAGGTGTCACCTTGcgccaactgaagtggccaactatTGCAGCAATGCATTGCATATGGGTTGTGACATCGTGACTCATCTCAAAAAAAGATGGTTCTGTTGCTGAGCGTGGAACTGAGGAAGTGGCTGTCGGGGTTAGAGAAATGATGGGAACCTTCTTGGTGACTTGGTTAAACTCGGAAAGTAAAATGGCTACGTGGGGGCTTATCGTTCCGATAACTGCTTGAACTTGTTTGTTCTTCATGAGGTCAATTACTGTTTAGAAACATAGTTGCTCATCAGAAAGAACTGATTTCCAAGTTCCAACACGAAATTTGAACTAATGTTTGAAAGTTATCGTGTGTACATTGGTGATTTTAGAGTCATCGGTCACTTTTACTTTTTGAAAAGGCAAATTTAAGAGTTATCGGTCACTTAGTGTGATTGTAGATTTAATTAAAACCAGGGGATTTTTGGATTAATGTCTAATACAAGGTGTTGAATAAGGAGTGCACATTGTTAGAGCTAACTCAAGTTCCACATTGAACCGCAGGTATCAAGGGGGTTAAGCCCCCTTGCGGAAGTCTAGAGGCAGGGAACCCAACAAGGTTAAGGGGGTAAGTTTTCCAGAGGGTATCCAAAGGATGTGACTTTCATGTAGACATCCGATGTATTCCATATATACGAATTAGGGTACAACCGTTTAGTATAAAGCATGCTATTGTTGTGGATGGCTAAACATTGTTGTGGATTTACTACCCGATATCATATAGTGGATGTATTCCATATAAACGAATTAGGGACTAACTCACTAAACcatgaaaatatatgtatatatagtttaggATAATGATATGGGTTAAGTACCTTcaaatgtaaccaactataaccaaatgtctatagtaggaacgAACTAAGGTTTTGGACATTGTATGTTAACAACTTGATAAATTGTCCAAATTATGTAATATGacatacgtggcaacccatATGAGCCGCCACGTGCAAGTTTTTGATTGGCCAActcatgatttgaacatttttactatgTTCTTAACACACTATGTCCTATCTGATAGTCGGTTCCCACTGTAGACATTTGATTATAGATAGTTACATTTTGACGCATTAACCctaatgatgatatatatacctAATTCATATGCATAAAAATAGGTCTACTTCATACCATACTTACATGACTAGCAAGGAGAATAAACTGTTGAATCAACTCTAGATCAATTAAAGCAATTAAATTGTTCCTACGTACGTACCTTCATAAACTGATCGAGTCGAGTTGCCTTGAGAATCCTTCAGGTGTAAAGTTGGGCAAGAACAAGTACTCGCCATCCTACAGAAATCACGGATAGCCATTTCCATGGCTATCTTTTGTTCTCTGCCAATACGAGAGCTTTTTTCGACCACACCACCTATTGCAAAAGTCACATGTTGGCTATTTGAACAATTCAGTGAATTATTGCCATCATAATATGCATGCACAATACTGATTTTCAGAATGAAAGTTACAAAGACATGCAGCAATAAGTAGATAGACACTCTCATCTTCAGATTGATACAAAGGTTGACTTTACATAATGACTTTACTCGTCAAGTTTGGTTGAAAATGGGAGCAAACCGAGAAATAATGTACGTAAACAGTAAAACCATGAGTTTCCTGGATGGTGTTTATGTCTATTCTTTGACAAAGCCAACGACGCTTTTgtgaaactttttttaaaaattttaatagaatcttttaatagatatagatgtaaataataaatcctattaaaaaaaatcttcctaaaattataagaaatgatatataatatctactaactttttttttttcttaattttgtatcctgatttttccacatgtcatcaccaAATAGTTAGAAAAAAttttagactattttgttaaaaaagattaatcatttcctttctagatatatatatatactaggatttttttacccgcacgatgtgcggctgctttaaaaatgtgctcaataaagtgagatttgagttaaatttgcttaaaaaacatttaatgaaacgcttaatatgtgaacaaatgagttaatggaatgAATCAATAATGAttggaaaaaaaacatatggacgaacaatctatttagtttcacttaattaaattagcaataacgtattcattatccaatcattaaactaattgttatatacacttgttttgtactaactcttcgtctaccatcataatatttttctcatcatcacaatgaaaaattgtattgttaaaaaataaaagaaaaaagagattatattaaccattatcataaatttcaaaaaaagataaaagaattaaaccaaaaattgtacataatttccatggtgatatgaacgaaagaattaacataactctttcagaaagttatgatattatacaaagctcttaactcatataagatgaatataacttagtggtgataaaaaagcttataaactttaaatattgccactaatgattaatgcgatgagagttCCAATTAACCAACAGCCTGGacaaactttcatataatcaccataaaaaaaatgaaaggaacctcatataaatattgaataaaaaagataatgaaatatcattaggtatagatgtgattttttaaactaaagagaatatatcattttatctaatgagaagatcttagattcttacaatatatatttatttattttaacatatataggttcatttgttttctaaatatatagtttatttaaagaaaaatatggagttgacacataggataaaatcttatgtggcaatttttcaaattagttttagattgcaagagggctttaaaatgcttggttaactattgttttataagagttatagatatattagattAAACCCTCACGTTGTGCATGGCTGACTAAAAGCGTAATTTAAAGGTAACaaataaatacatttttattcatgatttatgataatataaatatttagttagATTACAACTTAtgcatataataaaattataatttatgattatatgatatatatcaaaaatgttaaaacatgactaatgaaacgtaaatatttataaatcatatgcAAAGATGACAcctaaaaatacataattttttagttatatataaagaattaaatttaaataattactaaaatttaatatatctttaGGACAGATTTAAAAGAACTTATATGATAGCATTAATTTGATTCAAGATGATATAGGTTTGCAACCGACTTATTATATACTAATTACTGATTCAATATTTGTgcaacttattatatattaattttgtaggTTTATGATATGATGCAGCCGACTTCACGTGAATAACAAATAACGGAAgaagttatttttaataattataatgatgATTAAGATTAATGATTAAGAATAATTTAAATGACATGGATAAACATATGACACcttaaaattaggaaattaatgaaaaaatgacaACTCATAAAAAATCATACATGGCATGTTCTTATGAATATCAACTAAGCAAAAacatatcctctcttagttatatactcgtaatatatatatatactaggttttttacccacacgatgtgcggttatttaattaaattatcaaaggttttaatatgatattgataattaaaatttggtttagttagcataatattaatgttaaatatgCTTGAATATCTTATCAAAACttagatttgttaaaaaaaatatattgaatataattttttaaaaaaaacgaaTGA includes these proteins:
- the LOC122580228 gene encoding glutamate receptor 2.5-like, encoding MEMAIRDFCRMASTCSCPTLHLKDSQGNSTRSVYEVIDLMKNKQVQAVIGTISPHVAILLSEFNQVTKKVPIISLTPTATSSVPRSATEPSFFEMSHDVTTHMQCIAAIVGHFSWRKVTPIYENHSTFSFGTSPLIHLLDALHLVDSSIERHLIFPPLHTLSNASRFIEHELKKLKMQESRIFVILQSSIRSCILLFDIAKKLGMMEKGYVWIISDDIASVLDSVDQSVISSMQGVVGIKTNFAVTSNTFREFKLHFRREFRSKYPEEEYLNPSIYALRTYDATWAVVKAIQASKGSSSSVNFFESISHSEFDGLSGEISYKTGKMVQLPTFQIINVIGKSYRKIGFWSQASGFSSDNHGNGKANLGLIYWPGGKVLESKHIPLKVGLSLEANFNQFVEVSAPYRGTYGPLISSQGISVNFMSELRNKNYDMVTGDIEIADRDIDGRKFVALMKQFPYWPVGGPLRILQSGKALESKHKPLKVGVPAEAFFNQFVKVSYDQDKNKTYVTGMSIDVLEAVVKELPYPLSYVMVPYKGTYDNLVAEVHNKNFNIAIGDIEITADRYKHSQFSQPYMDTELVMVAPVKRDSLKEGYIFIYAFTTKMWLILLAMTVGTVSVVWFNEHIHGNGDFDASSTLEYITRMLWFAIAVLSLSHRELIKNNLSRLVLATWFCVNMIVAVCFTATLSSIITDSRFRPSLDFHRNNFVVGCNENSFVFRYLVNVLHFSPKNIRHIQSIEEYPIAFNEGEIEAAFFVSPHANVFLAKYCQGYEKIGPTIKLSGFGFVFPKGSTLVRDISEAILKVTQTGEIDMLEKNMLRSLSTCSQLAHESNGPRRLDSRAFTGLFIMSGCISAFVFFTTLIHLIAKRQDSIWSSTQSNLIKRRVGRWLILLLRTRVVHDNPGVELTPTQAAA